The following coding sequences lie in one Flavobacterium sediminis genomic window:
- a CDS encoding S24 family peptidase yields MYPLLKSGDIVLYKAINDIKNEIFWGEMYLLSVEMSGEEFVMVKYIQKAENPQYVKLVSQNKHHQDKEVEISKIRALALVKASIRINSMN; encoded by the coding sequence ATGTATCCTTTATTGAAAAGTGGTGATATTGTTCTGTATAAAGCAATAAATGATATTAAAAATGAAATATTTTGGGGAGAAATGTATTTATTGAGCGTAGAAATGAGTGGAGAAGAGTTTGTGATGGTTAAGTATATTCAGAAAGCAGAAAATCCTCAATATGTGAAATTAGTCAGTCAAAATAAACATCATCAGGATAAGGAAGTTGAGATAAGTAAGATAAGAGCTTTGGCTTTGGTGAAAGCGAGTATAAGAATAAATTCAATGAATTAA
- a CDS encoding helix-turn-helix domain-containing protein, which produces MVSERLGIYLEKKGISFYAIENALNAGRGSISKAVKEGKNIGSNTLENILNLYPDLNPTWLLTGEGSMLRDDDFLMDKSVQAYPLKSDYSMHHQQIPLYDLEATAGLIPLFTESANNIPLDYITIPNLPKCDGAIYVTGIVCILY; this is translated from the coding sequence ATGGTTTCAGAACGATTGGGAATTTATTTAGAGAAAAAGGGCATAAGTTTTTATGCTATTGAAAATGCTTTGAATGCCGGTAGAGGAAGTATTTCTAAGGCTGTTAAAGAAGGAAAGAATATAGGTTCAAATACATTAGAGAATATATTGAATTTATATCCGGATCTTAACCCTACATGGTTATTAACCGGAGAAGGTTCTATGCTTAGGGATGATGATTTCCTGATGGACAAATCAGTTCAGGCTTATCCGTTGAAATCGGATTATTCTATGCACCATCAACAAATTCCGTTGTATGATCTTGAAGCAACGGCTGGCTTGATCCCATTATTTACAGAATCGGCCAATAATATTCCGTTGGATTATATTACCATTCCTAACCTGCCAAAGTGTGACGGTGCAATTTATGTGACGGGGATAGTATGTATCCTTTATTGA
- a CDS encoding EndoU domain-containing protein — MRAIDYGLQNFGGYSYKNTRSNIFVFNEDIRIDDESNEQNQQDIYEVFYKEIAFTNDNHTAFEYVEDGEILSDETINYIKESGIVAWNEESFSLNNNLYSAYPFETVTTKIYAIEDKFYIRLNKGELLALDNVTIGISREKKDTPLYLLNDILHEKSLSVIVFVSDDGVKLERAFQNIECFQNEVVLFIENDLGSNVFGSVLRIKLGDNVIGTSSFPIKQTTKVIDSLKLNINIDNHTLIKAIEEEIKYNGSLLHFIKKRFILADKLISIPINFTLEAIIQPMKLFSEGIAGLKFDEKRWQYYNSDGTKNEEANLLFFDPEHFETLEEKAKEKETKNIIKKALKEIDSFEMSLLKTEQQMEDTAFSEFKKYLKKALKKILTVLQTIRDYISDPELLAIALAKNTLIALNAFLVGLINSIFEVFKGFFDIVILLCEALQAAKSTGTSILITPSSYLSMFLEFFENMIDTISNLFTKENLKALIAFLVDLHKFIFSLPVNLAKFFLDHEGSFITVDRIAYYIGYLIGMFIDVIIGAVLTGGAKTGADVIRIIVKEITDVFKAAQYSLKKLRDGATFVADQLVAIFARIREKAKNIKPFLTDIINLLNDIFIQFKAIIIVYYNGSLTNVVLEPITAIIRLSLKVLQKNWVNDLTKVGLRFRQLKDDLYILAYKGEEVFRGTKKQLTETINEYLKKGTDLEKHLDELVEIINKRKNSFLKYSSKFDENFINHLSGDVEIIKPKLSDIWINSKEWLYRGLQGQGGHWLNESLIVRDIIYPSGISKVKDIPPDIPFRARIDVKSLKGKLFPKNEISSMFPRNWSKERIMEEVAFVYENTVVKGVNKKIKSPSDIFNKYEGKTTSGFKIRLEIDDLGNIMNAYPII, encoded by the coding sequence ATGAGAGCAATTGATTATGGGCTGCAGAATTTTGGTGGTTACTCATATAAAAATACTCGGTCAAACATCTTTGTCTTTAATGAAGATATTCGCATTGACGATGAAAGTAATGAGCAAAACCAGCAAGACATTTATGAAGTATTTTACAAAGAAATCGCCTTTACAAATGACAATCATACTGCTTTTGAATATGTAGAAGATGGAGAAATACTATCTGACGAAACAATAAACTACATAAAAGAAAGTGGCATTGTTGCATGGAACGAAGAATCTTTTTCACTCAATAACAATCTTTACTCGGCATACCCTTTCGAAACAGTTACTACAAAAATTTATGCAATTGAGGATAAATTCTATATCCGATTAAATAAAGGAGAGCTTTTAGCATTAGATAATGTTACTATCGGCATTAGCAGAGAAAAAAAAGACACTCCTCTTTATTTGCTTAATGATATTCTACATGAAAAATCCCTAAGTGTGATTGTTTTTGTATCGGATGATGGAGTAAAACTGGAACGTGCCTTTCAAAATATTGAATGTTTTCAAAATGAAGTTGTCTTATTTATAGAAAATGATCTGGGAAGTAATGTTTTCGGTTCCGTACTAAGAATAAAGTTAGGTGATAATGTTATAGGAACTAGCTCTTTTCCTATAAAGCAAACCACTAAAGTAATAGATTCATTAAAGTTAAATATAAATATTGACAATCACACACTGATTAAAGCTATTGAAGAGGAGATCAAATACAATGGCAGCTTGCTTCATTTCATTAAAAAAAGATTCATCCTTGCAGATAAATTAATTTCAATACCTATTAATTTCACATTAGAGGCTATTATTCAACCTATGAAACTTTTTTCAGAAGGAATAGCAGGGCTCAAATTTGATGAGAAAAGATGGCAGTATTATAATTCCGACGGCACAAAAAATGAAGAAGCAAATCTGTTATTTTTTGATCCGGAACATTTTGAAACCCTTGAGGAAAAGGCAAAAGAAAAAGAAACCAAAAACATCATTAAAAAAGCATTAAAAGAAATCGATTCCTTTGAAATGTCTTTGTTGAAAACAGAACAACAAATGGAAGATACTGCTTTTTCCGAGTTCAAAAAATATCTGAAAAAAGCTTTAAAGAAGATCCTTACTGTTTTGCAAACTATAAGAGATTATATTTCTGATCCTGAGTTGCTCGCTATTGCTCTTGCTAAAAACACACTGATTGCTTTAAACGCATTTTTGGTAGGGCTTATAAATAGTATCTTTGAAGTTTTTAAAGGTTTTTTTGATATTGTAATCTTATTGTGTGAAGCTCTTCAAGCTGCTAAAAGTACAGGCACCAGTATTCTGATCACGCCCTCTTCTTATTTAAGCATGTTTCTGGAGTTCTTTGAAAATATGATTGATACTATTAGTAACCTTTTCACTAAGGAAAACCTGAAAGCATTAATAGCGTTCTTAGTTGATCTTCATAAATTTATCTTTTCATTACCCGTAAATTTAGCGAAATTCTTCTTAGACCACGAAGGAAGTTTTATAACAGTAGACCGAATTGCGTACTATATTGGGTATTTGATTGGCATGTTTATTGATGTCATCATCGGAGCTGTATTGACAGGCGGGGCAAAAACCGGAGCTGATGTGATCAGAATAATCGTTAAAGAGATCACCGATGTATTTAAGGCTGCACAATATAGTTTAAAAAAATTAAGAGACGGGGCAACATTTGTTGCAGACCAACTTGTTGCTATATTTGCCAGAATACGGGAAAAAGCGAAGAATATTAAACCGTTTCTAACGGATATCATAAATTTATTAAATGATATTTTTATTCAATTTAAAGCTATTATTATCGTATATTACAACGGTTCATTAACTAATGTAGTATTAGAACCCATAACAGCTATTATCAGACTATCATTAAAGGTGTTGCAAAAAAACTGGGTAAATGATCTGACAAAAGTAGGTTTGCGGTTCCGACAACTAAAAGACGATCTTTACATTCTGGCGTATAAAGGAGAAGAAGTTTTTAGAGGTACAAAAAAGCAACTCACAGAAACCATTAATGAATACCTGAAAAAAGGAACAGATTTAGAAAAACATTTGGATGAGTTAGTTGAAATCATAAACAAAAGAAAAAACTCGTTTTTAAAATATAGTTCTAAATTTGATGAAAATTTTATTAATCATTTAAGTGGAGATGTAGAAATAATAAAACCTAAATTATCAGATATATGGATTAATTCTAAAGAATGGCTATATAGAGGATTACAAGGTCAAGGTGGGCATTGGTTAAACGAATCTTTAATTGTTCGGGATATTATTTATCCATCTGGTATTTCTAAGGTTAAAGATATACCACCAGATATACCTTTTAGAGCAAGAATTGATGTAAAATCATTAAAAGGAAAACTTTTCCCTAAAAATGAAATTTCTTCTATGTTTCCAAGAAACTGGAGTAAAGAACGAATTATGGAAGAAGTTGCTTTTGTTTATGAAAACACAGTAGTAAAAGGAGTAAATAAAAAAATAAAATCACCATCTGATATATTTAATAAATATGAAGGAAAAACAACTTCAGGTTTTAAAATCCGATTAGAAATTGACGATTTAGGGAATATAATGAATGCATATCCAATAATTTAA
- a CDS encoding M1 family metallopeptidase — MKKIAIFSLFSLLGFSQNNPNPGYWQQHVDYKMEVDMNVKNFQYKGKQELVYTNNSSDTLYRVFYHLYPNAFQPGSAMDARLTSISDPDKRMVKTFKQADKEIYESRISQLKPDEIGYLKISNLKQDGTTAETKEEGTILEVKLTKPLLPHQKTTFTLDFDGQVPLQVRRSGRNSEEGIALSMTQWYPKMAEYDFEGWHADPYIGREFHGVWGNFDVKITIDKEYTIGGTGYLQNKNEIGHGYEDKGVTVKHPRKTKTLTWHFIAPNVHDFAWGADNEYIHDKITGPDNVELHFFYKNKKENLENWKKMQPKTAELLDFYNKTVGPYPYKQYSVVQGGDGGMEYAMCTLITGNRSYGSLVGVTAHEFAHSWFQHILASNESKHEWMDEGFTSFISDLAMEQVLPSKKKEGEDQNPFQSAYGNYRYLVKTGKEQPLSTHADRYDYNMAYGIAAYSKGEIFLAQLGYVIGTDNLMKTLKRYYYDYKFTHPTPNDIKRSAEKVSGAILDWYLVDWTQTTNTIDYAVKSVDEENGKAKVTLERIGRMPMPLDLLVVFEDGTQKTYYIPNTLMRWEKENPYSIERTVLKGWDWAFPTFSFEIPKSKSDIKAIVIDPSGLMADVNLDNNVYEKK, encoded by the coding sequence ATGAAAAAAATAGCAATCTTTTCTCTTTTTTCACTTTTAGGTTTTAGCCAAAACAATCCTAATCCGGGATATTGGCAACAACATGTCGATTACAAAATGGAAGTTGACATGAATGTGAAAAATTTTCAATATAAAGGAAAACAAGAATTAGTTTATACGAACAACTCCTCTGACACTTTATATCGTGTATTCTATCATTTATATCCTAACGCCTTTCAACCGGGTAGTGCCATGGATGCTCGTTTAACCAGTATTTCTGATCCGGACAAGCGAATGGTAAAAACTTTTAAACAAGCCGATAAAGAAATATATGAAAGCCGAATAAGCCAACTAAAACCGGATGAAATAGGTTATTTAAAAATTTCCAATTTAAAACAAGATGGTACAACTGCTGAAACTAAAGAAGAAGGCACTATTTTAGAGGTGAAATTAACTAAGCCTCTTTTACCTCATCAAAAAACTACGTTCACTTTAGATTTTGACGGTCAGGTTCCATTGCAAGTGCGTCGTTCCGGAAGAAATTCTGAAGAAGGCATTGCGCTTTCTATGACACAATGGTACCCGAAAATGGCAGAGTACGACTTTGAAGGTTGGCACGCTGATCCTTATATCGGAAGAGAATTTCACGGAGTTTGGGGGAATTTTGATGTCAAAATTACTATAGACAAAGAGTATACTATTGGCGGAACCGGCTATTTACAAAACAAAAATGAAATCGGTCATGGTTATGAAGATAAAGGCGTAACGGTAAAACACCCCAGAAAAACTAAAACTTTAACCTGGCATTTTATAGCACCAAACGTACACGATTTTGCATGGGGTGCTGACAATGAATATATTCACGATAAAATCACAGGACCAGACAATGTAGAACTACATTTCTTCTATAAAAACAAGAAAGAAAACCTTGAAAACTGGAAGAAAATGCAACCTAAAACGGCTGAATTATTAGATTTCTACAACAAAACAGTTGGTCCTTACCCTTACAAACAATATTCTGTTGTACAAGGCGGAGACGGCGGAATGGAATATGCTATGTGTACGTTAATTACCGGTAACAGAAGCTATGGAAGTTTAGTTGGTGTAACTGCTCATGAATTCGCACATTCTTGGTTCCAACATATTTTAGCATCAAACGAAAGCAAACACGAATGGATGGATGAAGGCTTTACTTCCTTTATTTCTGATTTAGCCATGGAACAAGTATTGCCATCCAAAAAGAAAGAAGGAGAAGATCAAAATCCGTTTCAGAGCGCTTACGGAAATTATCGTTATTTAGTAAAAACAGGAAAAGAGCAACCGTTATCAACGCATGCTGATCGTTACGATTACAATATGGCTTACGGAATTGCAGCTTATAGTAAAGGAGAGATCTTTTTAGCACAATTAGGTTATGTAATAGGAACTGATAATTTAATGAAAACATTAAAACGTTACTACTACGATTATAAATTCACACACCCTACGCCTAATGATATCAAACGTTCGGCTGAAAAGGTTTCAGGAGCTATTTTAGATTGGTATTTAGTAGACTGGACACAAACTACCAACACAATTGATTATGCCGTTAAATCAGTTGATGAGGAAAACGGCAAAGCCAAAGTAACATTGGAGCGTATCGGGCGCATGCCAATGCCGCTTGATCTGTTAGTAGTCTTTGAAGATGGCACTCAGAAAACCTATTACATTCCGAATACATTAATGCGTTGGGAAAAAGAAAATCCATACTCTATTGAACGAACTGTTTTAAAAGGTTGGGATTGGGCATTTCCTACTTTCAGTTTTGAAATTCCTAAATCAAAATCCGACATCAAAGCCATTGTAATAGACCCAAGCGGTTTAATGGCTGATGTAAATTTAGACAACAACGTTTATGAGAAAAAATAA
- a CDS encoding S8 family peptidase has translation MKKINPFYVSALLALALVSCGPQKMISTPIENVDNLPLKITPLAEKDLKRWSDLDLVKDTVPGMSVDRAYAELLKGKKGQTVIVGVVDSGVDINHEDLQGKIWTNPKEIAGNGIDDDKNGYIDDIHGWNFLGDAVNEQLELTRIVKKGPRTPEYNKAKAELDEKLKELQPAKMQLDMILNAEKTIADKLGKKDFTLAEVQAIQTTDTGLTQAKAMFENILAKTDKAGFDKQIESYKDYVYGQLNYNLNVEFDGRSIVGDNPEDITDTKYGNNNVIGPVAKEAKHGTHVAGIIAQVRDNNLGGDGVATNAKILAVRAVPNGDEYDKDIALGIRYAVDNGAKVINGSFGKYFSPHKEWVQDALKYAAEKDVLVIFAAGNESYDLDVINKYPSDSYDGEPEISNNVLIIGALNVEYGSKMVAPFSNYGKRNVDIFAPGMKIYATTPENTYEYLQGTSMASPNVAGVAALIRSYYPKLTAAQVKQIIMESGISLKNDIKAGEDQHKANFSEVSKTGKIVNAYNALILAEKMSK, from the coding sequence ATGAAAAAAATTAATCCTTTCTATGTCTCTGCCTTACTAGCTTTAGCTTTGGTAAGTTGTGGACCTCAAAAAATGATTTCTACTCCTATAGAAAACGTTGATAACCTTCCTCTTAAAATCACGCCTCTTGCTGAAAAAGATCTAAAAAGATGGAGTGACTTGGATTTAGTAAAAGACACTGTTCCCGGAATGAGCGTTGACAGAGCTTATGCTGAATTACTTAAAGGGAAAAAAGGACAAACAGTTATTGTAGGAGTTGTAGACTCCGGTGTTGATATCAACCATGAAGATCTACAAGGAAAAATCTGGACTAACCCGAAAGAAATTGCAGGTAACGGAATTGATGACGATAAAAACGGTTATATCGACGATATCCACGGATGGAACTTTTTAGGCGATGCCGTTAACGAGCAATTAGAATTGACTCGTATTGTAAAAAAAGGACCGAGAACTCCGGAATACAATAAAGCTAAAGCTGAATTAGATGAAAAACTAAAAGAACTTCAGCCTGCTAAGATGCAATTAGACATGATTCTAAATGCGGAAAAAACAATTGCAGATAAATTAGGTAAAAAAGATTTCACTTTAGCTGAAGTTCAAGCTATTCAAACAACAGATACAGGCTTAACACAAGCAAAAGCTATGTTTGAAAACATTTTAGCAAAAACAGATAAAGCTGGTTTCGACAAACAAATCGAAAGCTATAAAGATTATGTTTACGGTCAATTGAATTACAACTTAAATGTTGAATTTGACGGACGTTCAATTGTTGGCGACAATCCGGAAGACATCACAGATACTAAATATGGTAACAATAATGTGATCGGTCCGGTTGCTAAAGAAGCAAAACACGGAACTCACGTTGCGGGTATTATTGCTCAGGTTAGAGATAACAATTTAGGAGGCGACGGTGTAGCCACTAATGCTAAAATATTAGCTGTAAGAGCAGTGCCAAACGGAGACGAGTATGACAAAGATATTGCTTTAGGTATTCGCTATGCAGTAGACAACGGCGCTAAAGTAATCAACGGTTCATTCGGTAAATATTTTTCACCTCACAAAGAGTGGGTACAAGATGCTTTAAAATATGCCGCTGAAAAAGACGTTTTAGTAATTTTTGCTGCCGGTAATGAATCGTATGATCTAGATGTAATTAACAAATATCCAAGTGATTCTTACGACGGTGAGCCTGAAATCTCAAACAATGTATTGATCATTGGTGCATTAAATGTTGAGTATGGTTCTAAAATGGTAGCCCCTTTCTCAAACTACGGAAAACGCAATGTAGACATCTTTGCTCCGGGTATGAAAATTTACGCTACTACACCGGAAAACACGTATGAATATTTACAAGGAACTTCAATGGCTTCTCCAAATGTAGCCGGAGTTGCAGCTTTAATCCGTTCTTATTATCCTAAATTAACGGCTGCACAAGTAAAACAAATCATCATGGAAAGTGGTATTTCGCTTAAAAATGATATTAAGGCAGGTGAAGACCAGCACAAAGCTAATTTTTCTGAAGTTTCTAAAACCGGAAAAATCGTAAACGCATATAATGCTCTGATCTTGGCTGAAAAAATGTCAAAATAA